One Mycolicibacterium sp. ND9-15 genomic window, CGTTTCTTTGGTCACTTCCTTGGTCGCGTCGACGAGTTCCTCTTCGTTGTCGGAAGATTCGGGATCTTCGTCGAAGCCGGCGCCGAAGCGGCCGAGCACCGCATTCGACTCGAACAGCGACGTGGTGCTGCGCCACACCCGGGCCAACCACTCTGTCGTCGCGCGCGACCCGGGTTCGGCAGGCTCCTGGGCACCGCCGGATTCGCTGCCCGACAACGACACCGCGATGGTCAGGTCGGCGTTGACCGCTGCGATCGGCGCCATCGGCAGCGGTTCGAGAATGCCGCCGTCGGCGAGCAGACGACCGTCGAGCAGGTGCGGTGCGATCACCCCCGGGATCGCGATCGAGGCCCGGATCGCGGCGTCCACCGGGCCTCGCTGCAGCCACACCGACTTGCCGGCGATCAGGTCGGTCGACACCGCGGTGTAGGGAATCGGCAGGTCCTCGATCCTGACCTCACCGAGGATGTCGCGGACCGCGTCGAGGATCTTGGCCGCGCGCAACACGCCCGCGGCGGTGATCGACGGATCGAGCAGTCGTAGTACCGCGCCCTGAGTCAGCGACTTCGCCCACGTGGCGAACTGGTCGAGCTTTCCTGCGGCCTGCAGCCCGCCGACCAGGGCGCCCATGGACGACCCGGCGATCCCGACGATCTCGTATCCGCGCTCCTGCAGCTCCTCGATCACCCCGATGTGGGCGTAACCGCGGGCGCCACCGCTGCCCAGCGCCAGCGCTACCCGCTTGCCAGCCATACCGCCATTGTCGCGCGCGGTCTGCGGTGCTATCCGCAGAGGCCGTCGGCGGCTGCCTGTACGGCGACGATGACCGCGGCCTGCCGTGGCGGCGGCAACTGCGACCAGGCGGTGTCGTAGGTGCCCGGACCCGCCGAATCCGTGGACTGGAGCATGCCGAGGTACGGCTCGACCTGCATCTTCGCGTCGCCGCCCTGCTGCTCCATCCACCGTCTGGCCGTGTCGCAGGCCTTGAAGTACTCGTCCTCGGTCGAATCGGCGGGAGCTCCGACCGCGGTGGTGACGCCGTCAGGTGAGATCGCGGTGGAACCCGGTGCGACACTTGGCGTTTCCGAGCCGGGGGCGGTCGAGGCCGAGGGGGTTGGGGGCGAGGATTTCTCGGGCGTGCGGTCGGTTTCGGACGAGCAACCGGCGACGAGGATCGCGATCGCGACGGCAGCCGCGGTGAGGTGGCCAGTGTGCCTGAGCATGTCCGTCAATCTAGGCAACCGGTCGAGCGGACGGCCGGGCCGCCCTGTCCTGCCGCGTTTCGACTCAGCCTGAATCTGAGCGGTGGGGGCCCAGTGGCCAGCGGTTATCCGGTTCGTTGGCCGGCCGCGGCGGCCGGTGCCGGCCGTCGGGGTTGAGACTGGTGTGCATGACGAACGGACGCCGGCGGTGTTGTCGGGCTGAGCGCCGCGCCCTGCCCGTTTCGTCCCCCCTCTGGAGCTCTCATGGTCTCGCCTGCAGTCCTGACTTCTGCCGCGCCGGCGGTGTCCGCGCCGACGCGATTGCGCTTACCCGATCTGTTGCTGGCCAGCGACCGCGGCGCCGACGAGTTGCTGACCGGTCGTTTCGACCACCTGCTGCCGGTCGGCGGTCCGCCTCGCGACGAGCGGTGGTTCACTCGTCTGCACGGCGACGACGAACTCGACATCTGGTTGATCAGCTGGGTGCCGGACCGATCGACCGAATTGCACGATCACGGTGGCTCCCTCGGCGCTCTCACCGTGGTGTCGGGCGCATTGCGCGAGACCCGTTGGGACGGTGGGGGGTTGCGCCGGCGGCGGTTGTCGGCCGGTGATCAGGCCGCCTTCCCGCTGGGGTGGGTGCACGACGTCGTCTGGGCGCCCGAGCGTGAGATCTCGGCTCCGGTCGCGCCGACGCTGAGCGTGCACGCCTACTCGCCGCCACTCACCGCCATGTCGTACTACGACGTAACCGATCGCAAGACGTTGCGCCGCGACCGGACCGAGCTGACCGACGCACCGGAGGGATGACGATGCCCACCAGTCGGATCGACCGGGTCCTCGACGACGCTCGCGCCCGGCTGCGCCGGTTGCCGGCTTCGGAGGTGCCCGCCGCATTGGATCGCGGCGCGATCCTGGTCGACATTCGGCCACAGGCTCAACGCGCGCACGAGGGGCATGTCCCGGCGGCATTAGTGATCGAGCGCAATGTGCTCGAGTGGCGCTGCGATCCGACCAGCGACACGCGGCTGCCACAGGCCGTCGGCGACGACGTCGAGTGGGTGGTGCTGTGCTCGCAGGGCTACACCTCCAGCCTGGCGGCCGCGTCGCTGCTCGATCTGGGGCTGCACCGCGCCACCGACGTCGTCGGCGGATACCACGCGTTGAAGGCCGAAGGCGTTCTGGGCTAGTCCTTTTCGTCGCTGCTCAGCAGAGGCCGGAGACGCTCGGTCTTGTCCGGCGTCCACTCCGGCGGCTCCAGGATCGCCGCCCACGCGTTGGCCACGTTCTCGACGTAGACATGTCCGTGCCCGTCGGGCACGTCGACGGCCACCGCCATGTCCGCCGACACCTGAAGGAACGTCACCACCGGAATCCACTGCATCCGGCCCGACACGTCGTAGCCACGCGGCTCCTTGAGCCAATCCGGTTCGGCGAACAGCAGATCCGGGTTGAACCACGCGATCGGGTCGGATGCGTGCTGCAGGTACACCACCCGCGGGTGGTTCCACGGGTCGGCGGGCCGGGCCAGGTTTTCGGCGCGGGCGACGAACCGGACGTTCTCACCCTTGTCGTAGATCGGCAGCCACATCGGCGAACCCGGGTCGCGGTCACGGGTGAGCTGCGTCCAGATCGTGTTGTTGAATGTCGGGCCGCTGAACAAGGCGCCGTCCGTGCGTGCGATGAGGTTGTTGAGCGCGAGGAACGGCGCTTCTCCGCCGAACGAGCCGAGGCTCTCGCCGAACACGACGAGGCGCGGCCGCTGCGCTTCGGGCATCTCGCGGATGAGCTCGTCGACGGCCTCGAACAATGCCTGCCCGGCCTGCCGAGCGTTCTCCTTGTCGACCAGGAACGACAGCCAGCTCGGCAGGAACGAGTACTGCATCGACACGATCGCGGTGTCGCCGTTGTACATGTACTCCAGTGCCGAGGCCTCCGCTTCGTTGATCCACCCGGTGCCGGTGGTGGTGGCCACCGCGACCACTTGGCGGTTCAGGCCGCCGGTCCGTTGCAGCTCCCGTGCCGCCAGCTGGGCGGTGGCCCGGATGCCGGCGGCGGAATGCAGTCCGGCGTAGGCCCGGATCGGCTCGATGGCTTCTCGGCCGTTGAACGCCGTCAGTCGCTCGACGCTCGGGCCTGCCGCCACGAAGATCCGGCCCTGGTGGCCGAGCGACTCCCAACTGACCAGCGACTCCGGGCCGCCGGACCGCAGCGGCGAGGTGGGGGCGTCGAAGTCGGGGTCGGTCTCGTCGTTGACCGCGGAGAACGTGTTGTTGATCGTGCTCATCGCGAAACGCACGACGACTCCGTTGAGCAGCGCGATGCTCAGGGTGAGCAGCAACACCACCACCACGACGGCCGAAACACGCGGGGGCGCAACACGTTCCAGCTGGCGTACCAGGAAGCGCACCAGCCGGCCGATCAACTGGCCGATCTCGACGAGCACGAACAGGGTCACGATCGACAGCACCGCGGTCAGGGGATGGTCCCAGAAGCCCATCCGCGGAACGCCCGTGAGGTCACGGACCTCGTCCTGCCAGATGTGGAAGTAGACGATCATCAGGATCTGCCCCACGATGCCGATGATCACCAGGGCGATCCAGGCTTGGCGCGGCGCAGGCGGGCTGCTGTTCCTCGACAGCATGTAGCGCGTGAGCCACACCACGAACACGCCGAGCATGTATCCGAATGCGCCTGCAGCGCCGCTGACCAGGCCCTGGAACAGCGGGCCTCGTGGCAGCAACGACGGGGTCAGCGAGAGCCAGATGAAGACCAGCGCCAGCGCGGTTCCGGTGAACGTGTACCGGCGCACCCACCAGGGTTTGTCGGGCGGTTTCTCGGCAGCTTCCTGCTCCCGCGACGTCTCAGGTGTTGCCTCAGTGTCGTCGCGGGTGTCGGTCACCTCCGCAGATTAGCGGTGGCGGAAGTTCGGTGGGCGCTTCTCGGTGAACGCGCCCATGCCCTCGGTCTGATCTTCGGTGGCGAACGCCGAATGGAACAATCTGCGCTCGTAGAGCAGACCTTCGGCCAGGGTCGTCTCGAAGGCGCGGTTGACGGCCTCCTTGGCCATCCGCGACGCCGACAGCGACATTGCCGCAATGGTCTTGGCGACCGCGTTCGCCTCGTCGAGCAACGTGTCGGCGGGCACGACGCGCGAGACCAGGCCGGCGCGTTCGGCCTCCTCGGCGGCCATGTTGCGGCCGGTCAAAATCAGGTCCATGGCCTTCGCCTTGCCGATGGCGCGGGTGAGCCGTTGTGAGCCACCCATTCCCGGCAGAACGCCGAGCTTGATTTCGGGCTGGCCGAATTTCGCGGTGTCGGCGGCGATCAGCAGATCACACATCATCGCCAGCTCGCAGCCGCCGCCCAGCGCGTAGCCGGCGACCGCCGCGATCGTCGGGGTGCGGGTGGCGGCGAATTTGCCCCATGCCGCGAAGAAGTCGCCGCCGAACACGTCCGCGAAGCT contains:
- a CDS encoding patatin-like phospholipase family protein; this translates as MAGKRVALALGSGGARGYAHIGVIEELQERGYEIVGIAGSSMGALVGGLQAAGKLDQFATWAKSLTQGAVLRLLDPSITAAGVLRAAKILDAVRDILGEVRIEDLPIPYTAVSTDLIAGKSVWLQRGPVDAAIRASIAIPGVIAPHLLDGRLLADGGILEPLPMAPIAAVNADLTIAVSLSGSESGGAQEPAEPGSRATTEWLARVWRSTTSLFESNAVLGRFGAGFDEDPESSDNEEELVDATKEVTKETPVVPKLGSFEVMNRTIDIAQAALARHQLAGYPPDLLIEVPRSACRSLEFHRAAEVIDVGAELAAAALDAFGKPNRAETTSGAED
- the lpqV gene encoding lipoprotein LpqV, translated to MLRHTGHLTAAAVAIAILVAGCSSETDRTPEKSSPPTPSASTAPGSETPSVAPGSTAISPDGVTTAVGAPADSTEDEYFKACDTARRWMEQQGGDAKMQVEPYLGMLQSTDSAGPGTYDTAWSQLPPPRQAAVIVAVQAAADGLCG
- a CDS encoding cysteine dioxygenase; translation: MVSPAVLTSAAPAVSAPTRLRLPDLLLASDRGADELLTGRFDHLLPVGGPPRDERWFTRLHGDDELDIWLISWVPDRSTELHDHGGSLGALTVVSGALRETRWDGGGLRRRRLSAGDQAAFPLGWVHDVVWAPEREISAPVAPTLSVHAYSPPLTAMSYYDVTDRKTLRRDRTELTDAPEG
- a CDS encoding rhodanese-like domain-containing protein; translation: MPTSRIDRVLDDARARLRRLPASEVPAALDRGAILVDIRPQAQRAHEGHVPAALVIERNVLEWRCDPTSDTRLPQAVGDDVEWVVLCSQGYTSSLAAASLLDLGLHRATDVVGGYHALKAEGVLG
- a CDS encoding alpha/beta hydrolase, giving the protein MTDTRDDTEATPETSREQEAAEKPPDKPWWVRRYTFTGTALALVFIWLSLTPSLLPRGPLFQGLVSGAAGAFGYMLGVFVVWLTRYMLSRNSSPPAPRQAWIALVIIGIVGQILMIVYFHIWQDEVRDLTGVPRMGFWDHPLTAVLSIVTLFVLVEIGQLIGRLVRFLVRQLERVAPPRVSAVVVVVLLLTLSIALLNGVVVRFAMSTINNTFSAVNDETDPDFDAPTSPLRSGGPESLVSWESLGHQGRIFVAAGPSVERLTAFNGREAIEPIRAYAGLHSAAGIRATAQLAARELQRTGGLNRQVVAVATTTGTGWINEAEASALEYMYNGDTAIVSMQYSFLPSWLSFLVDKENARQAGQALFEAVDELIREMPEAQRPRLVVFGESLGSFGGEAPFLALNNLIARTDGALFSGPTFNNTIWTQLTRDRDPGSPMWLPIYDKGENVRFVARAENLARPADPWNHPRVVYLQHASDPIAWFNPDLLFAEPDWLKEPRGYDVSGRMQWIPVVTFLQVSADMAVAVDVPDGHGHVYVENVANAWAAILEPPEWTPDKTERLRPLLSSDEKD
- a CDS encoding enoyl-CoA hydratase, with translation MTEYETIIVACDDRVATITLNRPKALNALNSQVMQEVTSAAAELDGDPGIGAIILTGNEKAFAAGADIKEMAGLSFADVFGGDFFAAWGKFAATRTPTIAAVAGYALGGGCELAMMCDLLIAADTAKFGQPEIKLGVLPGMGGSQRLTRAIGKAKAMDLILTGRNMAAEEAERAGLVSRVVPADTLLDEANAVAKTIAAMSLSASRMAKEAVNRAFETTLAEGLLYERRLFHSAFATEDQTEGMGAFTEKRPPNFRHR